From Oreochromis aureus strain Israel breed Guangdong linkage group 4, ZZ_aureus, whole genome shotgun sequence, a single genomic window includes:
- the LOC116311575 gene encoding trinucleotide repeat-containing gene 6B protein-like has protein sequence MEDKKKKKEDKKKRETSQKVPEQKIKVPESAKPTCSQPPVTPGSVSPSPGPVAPSSPSPGAAGGSAQVPPGGGNNAKQRTAVANGQPSTSPSGSQTTQQQRYMSREVPPRFRCQQDHKVLLKRGQPPLSSMLLGGGGGGGGGGGEGGSGGAGGGSGWGAAPPLPSQGADNPNANTAGGTDSNLGSSSPSPPNSSSSSLCVAAPSSSTTTTSTYANSTWGAGSGSQSSSQGCGKVFVDGTDLEDWPTIIGGAKVSSDGAGGGVQDCPGNNNSSASWSEISIQQKGGAGNMDNPSPPRSSPLSSTSSLNECVQSSGGGGGGGSGVWVSPTSSQVDAGLGLAAFYNSKVSHLLPSPQESSSSSSVPGANFNPDMNPSAWPALVQSGTSTSAGDSAPLHSSVTSSSSCSANTTLITTHTFSSVNQTDLYQQHTETAAGARSGEQQEQHLGNPGQELGSGGAAREAGPNLEGGSEGDCGAASEGEGSSNLSGSTSSSSASSSWRSIPPVSTDLSAGASQADGWGGGGSGAQGQEGNVWGSSTPGNKTGWGRGNGGGSTTPVVSQGPWEGSSSDAEWGETAGSASSSNLAIASGRGEEGSSISSSAGSLGVVGSSLEDSSSPKFATMTKAWDNQKGMDTGDGAVMEWGGGTGGEGPSSSGGGSIAGSGGGGSGSEQKQESSSSARQHSHQTSNAEVALLSLLNRPDLDPKVLSNTGWGQTQIRQNVAWDLDTTSGVGNRNERNTSSSSAFSSATMNTTTSRSPRYPSNTGSVTNDTSGGSHATSLNSTARDGWDGGTTKSTCGPHMPSSTIRKLGSPEEDLEGSQGKAAGGWGDRPPESQGKAWGAEEQQWGDQRGGNWRDIGEQGSGWTDGPEDKGTGGWKGGGRGETSGWGGGGDWRQRDSTPGGGWGDGRSRGGSNSDEGSSWGASDEGGSQRGGWGDVGGVKAHPDWGSTKPHTAAAQIPNSQATPMKAPNQQQHQSQGQQPPGGSIQGGWNSRPNVGGGPPPSKNQNQSSGWTSGPIPQISGGGSGDTLEPSGWEEPSPQSISRKMEIDDGTSAWGDPNRYNTKNVNLWDKNSAIPGQSHSQQAPPPSMQQQPPRRQQGMQSSSTTPGNGAVGAGMWGGGVQTVDNGTAAWGQASDATSGWGDPDEPGKASGWGNPSPNPGKPGAKSIESWIGKGDSISASRHPSWDEEEDGGGGAWNSTGSQGSSSSFNSGGWGQTHGGKRGNMKAGGGDSWMNPVSRQFSNMGILDDPGVDKKMEGDKRGITDYNGEMRRGGRGGGGYRMPSSKDMGPVDMGPYGEKMGGHGVFVSGGGGMSQPRGMHQPGMHSMNPSQGLRAQVPHQFLSAQVPGPMLKQMPSPGGSVGGVVGGVGGVGGVGSVGGVGGGVFPPQISPQQLAMLSNIYPPMQQFHLACQFLLQQQQQQQQQQQQQQFLQNQRKFPQPQPLRQQPDPQQLARIMAILQQQRQHQQGGVGGAAPGGSSKLSPSHLGGGLSKQAMVDPVPHPGIGGTLSDLHTKTPGMYSGLTPGSNLSGLELGPMMGGMKDLGGQQSRFKWMMEGHSPAPSPPDSTIHKNGPLPSAVKVRGGSPYSQYEMLGSDGLGIPPQGSTDSWHRTPGSKMGNKSATSSWPPEFQPGVPWKGIQNSGDPESDPYMTPGSVLGSPGSPSLNDSDHQLLRDNIGPNPSLNTSLPSPGAWPYSASESPLSNAHSTGKYSDYKPSWPPEPIGQNKLWKTSRNSSQLPRPPPGLTNQKQASPSPWGTGGPRLARSWGGGGINQESRFGQGSAWSDGAASRGSCWLLLSNLTPQIDGSTLRTICMQHGPLLTFHLGLTQGTALIRYSTRQEAAKAQGALHMCVLGNTTILAEFVSEEEVARYVAHSQAGGAEGASSGGAAAGGAQGSSGTGTTVVASSGGSSPGSERAAVGATSGGNGNGSGGESGAAVLAGVRSSGSGWQSLDGTGSSSETSSAQGPGLGIFSQWSTNGAGEGGGVGGVESGRSGLWGGMTAGYPSSSLWGAPQMEERHQMDSPAGLLPGDLLGGGTDSI, from the exons gtGCCAGAACAAAAAATCAAAG TGCCAGAATCAGCCAAGCCCACCTGTTCCCAGCCACCTGTCACCCCAGGCTCAGTGTCCCCCAGCCCTGGCCCTGTTGCCCCCTCATCCCCCAGTCCTGGTGCAGCTGGGGGTTCTGCCCAAGTTCCTCCTGGTGGTGGGAACAATGCAAAGCAGCGGACTGCTGTGGCCAACGGACAGCCCTCCACCTCACCCTCTGGAAGTCAGACCACCCAGCAGCAGCGATACATGTCTCGCGAGGTTCCACCAAGATTTCGCTGCCAGCAGGACCACAAAGTGCTACTGAAGAGGGGCCAGCCACCGCTGTCCTCCATGCTGCTGGGtgggggtggaggtggaggtggaggtggaggtgagGGGGGCTCTGGAGGGGCTGGAGGAGGCAGCGGCTGGGGGGCCGCCCCACCTCTTCCCTCACAGGGAGCAGATAACCCCAATGCAAACACAGCTGGAGGCACAG ATTCCAACCTGGGTTCATCTTCCCCTTCACCACCAaactcctcctcatcctcattATGTGTCGCTGCTCCGTCGTcttctactactactacttcaACTTATGCAAATTCCACATGGGGGGCAGGCTCTGGCAGCCAGTCCTCTTCTCAGGGCTGCGGGAAGGTGTTTGTGGATGGGACTGACCTGGAGGACTGGCCTACCATTATAGGGGGGGCCAAAGTGAGTTCCGATGGGGCTGGAGGAGGGGTGCAGGACTGCCCCGGAAACAACAACAGTAGTGCCTCATGGAGTGAGATAAGCATCCAGCAGAAGGGAGGAGCAGGGAACATGGACAATCCTTCCCCCCCTCGTTCTTCTCCTCTATCCTCCACTTCCTCACTAAACGAATGTGTTCAGTcaagtggtggtggtggtggtggcggcAGTGGTGTATGGGTCTCTCCCACCTCATCTCAGGTGGATGCGGGGCTAGGATTAGCAGCATTTTACAATTCCAAAGTCTCCCATCTTCTTCCTAGCCCTcaggagagcagcagcagcagcagtgtcccTGGTGCCAATTTCAACCCTGACATGAACCCCTCCGCTTGGCCCGCCCTGGTGCAGAGTGGGACATCAACTTCGGCTGGGGACAGTGCTCCACTACACTCATCCGTTACTTCATCTTCCTCATGTTCCGCCAACACCACCCTCATCACCACTCACACTTTTTCATCTGTGAATCAAACTGATCTTTATCAGCAGCACActgaaacagctgcaggagcCAGGAGTGGAGAACAGCAGGAGCAGCACTTAGGAAACCCAGGACAGGAGCTGGGTTCAGGCGGGGCGGCACGAGAAGCAGGACCAAATCTAGAAGGTGGCAGTGAGGGGGATTGTGGGGCTGCTAGTGAAGGAGAAGGGAGCAGTAATCTTTCTGGCTCTACGTCTTCCTCCTCTGCCAGCTCTTCTTGGAGATCCATACCCCCAGTGTCCACTGACCTCAGTGCAGGGGCCTCACAGGCAGATGGGTggggtggaggagggagtggAGCTCAGGGGCAGGAAGGGAATGTTTGGGGCTCTAGTACCCCAGGTAACAAGACAGGGTGGGGCAGAGGAAATGGTGGTGGTTCAACTACCCCAGTGGTATCTCAGGGACCGTGGGAAGGAAGCAGTTCAGATGCAGAGTGGGGTGAAACTGCAGGAAGTGCAAGTTCAAGTAATTTAGCAATAGCCAGtggaagaggagaagaggggAGCAGCATCAGCAGTAGTGCAGGCAGCCTTGGTGTTGTTGGCAGCAGTTTGGAGGATTCTTCCTCACCAAAGTTTGCAACTATGACAAAAGCATGGGACAATCAGAAAGGGATGGATACTGGGGACGGGGCAGTTATGGAATGGGGTGGAGGCACCGGAGGTGAAGGACCATCCTCTAGTGGAGGAGGATCCATAGCTGGAAGTGGTGGAGGAGGGAGTGGTAGCGAACAGAAACAAGAGAGTTCCTCATCTGCGCGCCAACACTCCCATCAGACCTCCAATGCTGAAGTGGCCTTACTTAGCTTGCTCAATCGGCCTGACCTGGACCCCAAGGTTCTGTCAAACACGGGCTGGGGGCAGACCCAGATTCGACAGAATGTGGCCTGGGACCTGGACACCACGTCAGGAGTCggaaacagaaatgaaagaaacactTCATCTTCCTCTGCGTTTTCATCAGCAACCATGAACACTACCACTAGTCGCAGTCCTAGGTACCCATCTAACACTGGTTCAGTAACTAATGATACATCTGGTGGCAGCCACGCAACTAGCCTGAACTCTACAGCAAGGGATGGCTGGGATGGTGGCACTACAAAGTCCACCTGTGGTCCTCATATGCCAAGTAGCACTATACGGAAGCTGGGATCACCAGAAGAAGATCTAGAGGGCAGCCAGGGGAAGGCAGCTGGAGGCTGGGGTGATCGCCCACCTGAAAGCCAGGGCAAAGCATGGGGGGCTGAAGAACAACAATGGGGGGATCAAAGAGGAGGTAACTGGAGAGACATAGGAGAACAGGGTAGTGGGTGGACAGATGGTCCAGAAGATAAAGGAACAGGGGGGTGGAAAGGAGGTGGAAGAGGGGAGACAAGTGGTTGGGGGGGaggaggagactggagacaGAGAGATTCTACACCTGGAGGTGGGTGGGGAGATGGGCGAAGTAGAGGTGGGAGCAACTCTGATGAGGGATCTTCCTGGGGTGCATCGGACGAAGGAGGGTCTCAGCGAGGAGGATGGGGAGATGTGGGTGGCGTCAAAGCCCACCCGGACTGGGGGAGTACAAAGccccacacagcagcagcacagatacCAAACAGCCAAGCGACACCAATGAAAGCCCCaaatcagcagcagcaccaatcaCAGGGTCAGCAACCACCAGGAGGTTCCATACAAGGAGGGTGGAACAGCCGGCCAAATGTTGGAGGTGGACCTCCACCTTCCAAGAATCAGAACCAAAGTTCAGGCTGGACCTCTGGCCCGATTCCCCAAATCTCCGGAGGTGGCAGTGGTGACACCCTGGAACCCAGCGGCTGGGAAGAGCCCTCCCCTCAGTCCATCAGCCGCAAAATGGAAATTGACGATGGCACGTCAGCCTGGGGAGACCCGAACCGCTACAACACCAAGAACGTGAACTTGTGGGACAAGAACAGTGCAATTCCAGGCCAGAGCCACAGTCAGCAGGCCCCACCACCATCCATGCAGCAACAACCACCTAGAAGACAACAGGGGATGCAGTCCAGCAGCACAACTCCTGGCAATGGCGCCGTGG GTGCAGGCATGTGGGGAGGAGGTGTACAAACTGTGGATAATGGTACTGCAGCTTGGGGTCAGGCTTCAGATGCAACATCAGGTTGGGGTGATCCAGATGAACCTGGTAAAGCTTCTGGCTGGGGGAATCCTTCACCCAACCCTGGTAAACCTG GTGCCAAGTCGATTGAAAGCTGGATTGGAAAAGGAGACTCTATTTCAGCTTCCCGTCATCCCAGCTGGGATGAGGAAGaagatggtggtggtggagccTGGAACAGCACGGGCTCCCAGGGAAGCAGCTCTTCCTTCAACTCTGGAGGCTGGGGTCAGACACATGGGGGGAAaagaggaaacatgaag GCTGGAGGAGGGGACAGTTGGATGAACCCAGTGTCACGCCAGTTTTCAAATATGGGCATTCTG GATGATCCAGGTGTCGACAAAAAAATGGAAGGAGACAAGAGAGGAATAACTGACTATAATGGAGAAATGcggaggggagggagaggtggaggtggttACCGCATGCCTAGTTCCAAAGATATGGGCCCTGTTGACATGGGGCCCTATGGTGAAAAG ATGGGTGGCCACGGAGTGTTTGTCAGTGGCGGTGGAGGGATGTCTCAGCCCCGAGGGATGCACCAGCCTGGCATGCATTCGATGAACCCCTCCCAGGGGTTACGTGCACAAGTGCCTCATCAGTTCCTGTCTGCTCAG GTGCCGGGTCCTATGCTGAAGCAGATGCCCTCACCTGGTGGAAGTGTGGGTGGTGTAGTTGGAGGAGTAGGAGGTGTTGGTGGTGTTGGAAGTGTCGGAGGGGTTGGTGGAGGCGTGTTCCCTCCCCAGATTTCCCCACAGCAGCTAGCAATGCTCAGCAACATTTACCCCCCCATGCAGCAGTTCCATCTG GCTTGTCAGTTCctgctacaacaacaacaacagcagcagcagcagcaacagcagcaacagtttCTGCAGAACCAGAGGAAGTTCCCTCAGCCTCAGCCTCTCAGGCAGCAGCCAGACCCACAGCAG CTGGCGAGGATTATGGCTATTCTGCAGCAACAGAGACAGCATCAGCAGGGTGGAGTTGGAGGAGCAGCACCAGGAGGGAGTTCCAAACTGTCCCCCTCTCACCTGGGAGGAGGCCTATCCAAACAGGCCATGGTAGACCCTGTTCCACATCCTGGAATTGGGGGAACCTTATCAGACCTTCACACCAAAACACCAGGGATGTACTCTG GGCTTACTCCTGGAAGTAACCTGTCAGGACTGGAGCTCGGGCCCATGATGGGAGGGATGAAGGATCTAGGAGGACAGCAGTCCCGCTTTAAATGGATGATGGAGGGACACTCTCCAGCTCCCTCTCCCCCCGACTCAACCATTCACAAGAACG GCCCTTTACCCAGTGCTGTAAAGGTTAGAGGAGGGTCTCCTTACTCCCAGTATGAAATGCTGGGCAGTGATGGTTTGGGGATTCCCCCTCAGGGCTCTACAGACAGCTGGCACCGGACCCCTGGTAGTAAAATGGGGAACAAATCTGCCACATCAAGCTGGCCTCCAG AATTCCAGCCCGGTGTGCCCTGGAAGGGCATACAGAACAGTGGAGACCCAGAGTCTGATCCTTATATGACCCCTGGTAGTGTCCTTGGCTCCCCAGGATCCCCAAGCCTCAACGACTCTGACCACCAGTTACTGCGAGACAACATAG GGCCAAATCCTTCTCTCAACACCTCGCTGCCTTCACCTGGTGCCTGGCCCTACAGTGCCTCAGAAAGCCCCCTCAGCAATGCACACAGCACAG GAAAGTACTCTGATTACAAGCCCAGCTGGCCTCCAGAGCCCATTGGACAGAACAAGTTGTGGAAGACCAGTCGCAACAGCTCCCAGCTGCCACGCCCCCCTCCTGGCCTAACCAATCAGAAGCAAGCCTCACCCTCGCCATGGGGTACTGGTGGCCCTCGGTTGGCCCGGAGCTGGGGAGGGGGTGGGATTAATCAAGAGTCAAGATTTGGGCAAG GCTCAGCTTGGAGTGATGGTGCGGCCTCCAGAGGCAGCTGTTGGTTGCTGTTAAGCAACCTGACCCCTCAg ATTGATGGCTCCACGCTGAGGACCATCTGTATGCAGCATGGCCCCCTGCTGACCTTCCACCTTGGCCTGACCCAGGGCACCGCTCTGATTCGTTACAGCACCCGGCAGGAAGCAGCCAAGGCCCAGGGTGCACTGCACAT GTGTGTCCTGGGCAACACCACGATCCTGGCGGAGTTTGTGAGCGAAGAAGAAGTTGCTCGCTATGTTGCACATTCCCAGGCCGGAGGGGCAGAGGGAGCCAGCTCAGGAGGGGCAGCGGCCGGTGGGGCACAGGGTTCATCCGGAACAGGCACAACTGTGGTGGCCAGCAGTGGAGGAAGTTCTCCGGGGAGCGAGCGGGCAGCTGTGGGGGCAACTTCGGGTGGAAACGGAAATGGCAGTGGAGGAGAGAGTGGAGCAGCGGTTCTAGCTGGAGTTAGGTCCTCTGGCTCTGGCTGGCAGAGTCTTGATGGTACAGGTAGTTCTTCAGAGACCTCCTCAGCCCAAGGACCCGGGCTGGGGATATTTTCCCAGTGGAGCACCAACGGGGCTGGggagggaggaggtgttgggGGAGTAGAGTctgggaggtctgggctttggGGAGGCATGACTGCAGGATACCCCAGCAGCAGCCTGTGGGGGGCACCGCAGATGGAGGAAAGGCACCAAATGGACAGCCCTGCTGGATTGTTGCCCGGCGACCTGCTGGGGGGAGGAACCGATTCCATCTGA
- the LOC116311564 gene encoding casein kinase I encodes MELRVGNKYRLGRKIGSGSFGDIYLGANIATGEEVAIKLECVKTKHPQLHIESKFYKMMQGGVGIPSIKWCGAEGDYNVMVMELLGPSLEDLFNFCSRKFSLKTVLLLADQMISRIEYIHSKNFIHRDVKPDNFLMGLGKKGNLVYIIDFGLAKKYRDARTHQHIPYRENKNLTGTARYASINTHLGIEQSRRDDLESLGYVLMYFNLGSLPWQGLKAATKRQKYERISEKKMSTPIEVLCKGYPSEFSTYLNFCRSLRFDDKPDYSYLRQLFRNLFHRQGFSYDYVFDWNMLKFGASRTAEDGDRERRTADERDERIGGVPRGSASRGLPPGPNPGAPNRVRNGPEQAISNPASRVQQSGNTSPRAISRAERERKVSMRLHRGAPANVSSSDLTARHDQSRISTSQVSVPFEHMGK; translated from the exons ATGGAGCTGAGAGTTGGGAACAAGTACCGGCTCGGGCGAAAGATAGGGAGTGGTTCTTTTGGAGACATTTACCTCG GTGCCAACATCGCCACTGGTGAGGAGGTAGCCATCAAGCTGGAATGTGTGAAGACCAAACACCCACAGCTGCACATTGAAAGCAAGTTCTACAAGATGATGCAAGGAGGAG TGGGCATTCCATCTATAAAGTGGTGTGGCGCAGAGGGAGACTACAACGTGATGGTGATGGAGCTGCTCGGCCCTAGTCTGGAGGACCTCTTCAATTTTTGCTCTCGCAAATTCAGCCTAAAGACTGTCCTGCTTTTGGCTGACCAGATG ATAAGTCGCATTGAGTACATCCATTCCAAGAACTTCATCCATCGAGATGTAAAGCCTGACAACTTCCTGATGGGACTCGGCAAGAAAGGCAACTTGGTGTACATCATTGACTTTGGGCTGGCCAAGAAGTACCGTGATGCCCGCACACACCAGCACATTCCTTACCGGGAGAACAAGAACCTGACGGGCACAGCGCGCTACGCCTCCATCAACACACATCTTGGAATCG AGCAGTCCAGACGTGATGACCTGGAGTCTCTTGGCTACGTCCTGATGTACTTCAACCTGGGGTCACTCCCATGGCAGGGCCTCAAGGCTGccacaaagagacagaaataTGAACGAATCAGTGAGAAGAAAATGTCCACACCCATTGAAGTTCTTTGCAAAGGATACCCAT CTGAGTTCTCCACATACCTGAACTTTTGCCGCTCACTCCGTTTTGATGACAAACCAGACTACTCCTACCTTCGACAGCTCTTCAGGAATCTGTTCCACCGACAGGGCTTCTCTTACGATTACGTCTTTGACTGGAACATGCTCAAATTT GGTGCCAGTCGGACAGCTGAGGATGGGGATAGGGAGAGGAGGACGGCGGATGAGAGGGATGAGCGGATCGGAGGAGTCCCCAGGGGGTCTGCATCGCGAGGCCTCCCTCCAGGTCCAAATCCTGGAGCTCCCAACAGAGTCAGGAACGGCCCTGAGCAAGCCATTTCTAACCCTGCCTCTCGGGTCCAGCAGTCTG gTAACACGTCACCACGTGCAATTTCTCGTGCAGAGCGAGAGAGGAAGGTGAGCATGCGGCTCCACCGTGGTGCTCCTGCCAACGTATCATcctctgacctcacagcccGCCACGACCAATCGAGAATTTCTACGTCACAG GTCAGCGTGCCATTTGAGCACATGGGAAAATAG